The segment ACAAGAGATTGTTAGTATCATTTCAGTACAACTTGAAATAGAAAACTATTTATACAATTatcacaaaagaaaatcaactCTTTTATGTTGGAGTTTTTTGAACTCAGCCTTCTGATCATGTATGTACACCATATTAATTTCAACGGGGCACAGACTAAGTTTCATTTGGAATCAGACAATCAGTATAACTGTCTTAGCGATTATTTATTGCATTTCAAAAAAGCATAGTCagttttttaaacctttttctttcaatttcttgCATAGGTAACATCTTGTTCCCTGGGCAAATTCTAGCTCACTGGATATGTATTGTATGTTAATGTGACCGTTAGAagaatggttaaatgattaaaaagCATCATTTTCTAATAGCTTAACCTTTGGAGTAATTGTTAATTTATGAGTGACCAATTTATCAAATGCAGTAAAGTTTTATAGCAATTCAAATTGTATATCTATATGTATCATCACTCTTACAGTACCCTGGAGTGGCATATTTGTGGGTTGTGGCTCAATGGTTTGAATTGTTCTCAAGTATGCCCGTTGGTTTTGTTGTTTATGAATCTCAAAATGCCTTTTCTATGATGCCCAAAAGGTTCAAAGAAATGTTAAccataaaaagagagagagttataaACGAATAGGTAAACAATGTTGGCAGCCATTTTAGAGGCAGAGTTGAAAtaaaacctaaattttttttttttgttttactgtAAAAGCTCATGGATTGTACTGAATTTAGTGATTAATTTAACtcattttgtgtgtgtttgcataaaaaaaaaatgacagacGTCATTGATTTATTTCAGAGGGCAAAAGATTTGGGAAGCAATCATTCTTGACCTTCTACCAAAAGGTTTGGGGAGTGCGCATAAGGTAATAAAACCCAATCCTAGGTGAATTTATTGATCTTTCCTCTTTAATTTACATGTCTAGATATTGGAAAGTTGCATAAATTGATGAATTTATATCTGTGAGCTTCTTATGTGTACATGAGTGCCAATAAGGTTTATGTACACTCAATGAGGCCATGATCAATGGGTTACctgacaaaatattttatcaagaTTGGTGTGAACTTGAATGGTAGTTTAAATGATTAACTCcatcttgttcttcttctttttgatttattttttaaaggctTTGCTTTCTGGATGCTCTGCTGGGGGTTTAGCATCCTTTTTACATTGTGATAACTTCACCAACTACTTACCAAAGAATGCCAGTGTGAAGTGCCTAGGTGATGCTGGATTCTTTCTTGACGAGTAAGTTTCCCGCTTGTTAAATACTTAAATCAATATGAAACTGCAATTTTGCACCTCTTCTATCTTTTCCAATCCAAATGTCAcattttttgcttttccttttccacAGAAAAGATATTAGTTTGAAGCGCACTATGAGGACCTTCTATACAAATCTTGTTTCACTACAGGTACGACATTCTTTCCATGACTTATGCTATGAAGCACTTGCTGCATGTTTTATAAACCTTCagtgacacttttttttttcaagaaaatttgCTTCAACTGTAGAGGGTCTGGATATTGCACATATGAAGTATCATGTTTAACATAGCTTTCTAAGTGGTTCTTCGTGCCATCATTGAGATAATGACTTCTTTTCCTCAATACTTTTGTTTTGGGCCAGGGGAGGGGTGAAGGAatttattcttataaaaaatatgtgCATCATATGCAGTAGATAAAGAAAGTAATGAATTTATTATAATGCAAAAATCCAAAGGTTCAAATAAAGGTAACTACATGAAAGTAAGAACAAGAAATATcctaaattaatataattagatCTTGGACTGTGTATGTTGCAGAATAAGGAAACTACTGTGGTTCCTTATatgacaacaataataaaaagtacAAGTTTCCATTTGACTGTGAATTGTGAATATATTTAACAGGGGGTAGAGCAGAATCTGGATACAAACTGCACCAGTTCCCTTAACACGCCTCAATTGGTATGGTCCTTGCAGAGGTCCTCAATTTTTAGCCTCTCATTTCCTTATTTTATTCTGTAAATGATATGGTTCTGATATTTATCTTGTTGTTGTGCAGTGCTTCTTCCCGCAGTATGCATTGAAATTCATCACGACACCATTTTTTATCTTGAACTCAGCATATGATACATTCCAAGTAATAACATTTATCTGCCTTACATGGTTTTAGATCACATAGCATCCATTTTGAACTTCTGGTTGATTTATATCTTACACCGAGTAAAAATATTGATGTTAACAGTTTCATAATATATTGGTGCCAAATTCTGCTGATCCGCATGGACACTGGAATCGTTGCAAGCAGGATCCAGCAGCATGTGATGCAAGCCAGATAGAAACATTGCAAGgttattatttaattctttctttGAATTAATATAAAACAGACTTCATTAAGTGGcataaaaaatttcaggcactagaaagaaaagaattattaaattcaCAAGTTATCATGACcagctgagtttttttttttttttttcgataaaAAGCTGAGTTGTTgaattcaatttaaattttttttttttaatctggtcaccctctcccccttttttgttTAGGTTTCAGGCGTGACATGCTTTTAGCATTGCGAGGGTTCCTCAAAGATTCAATAAGTGGGGGGATGTTCATAAATTCATGCTTTGCTCATTGCCAAAGTGAGTCACAAGACACATGGTTTGGAGTTGACTCCCCTAGAATTCACAACAAGGTACTTCTAAGTTACACTCTACCTGCTGGACATGATATGAATCACTGTATAGTGTATACCAAATTACCAATACTACATGAGTTACCTTAATTTCATGACACTTGCTTCTGTTACATTATCTATTTGATCTTGAATAAGCtcgaaaaaaatttgtaaaccTTTCTGTGTTCTGATTTCTTACTAAGCATGTGCATAGGCAAATAGAATTTGTTTTCCATTCAATATTCATAAATACTTAAATCAGATAGGTCCACAACCCAAATAATCAAACGCACACATAACTGTATACAAATCCAACCATATGAGCAGAGACTGCTAAAATCTTACACTGATGTGTGATACAATTTGCAAGTTCAAACCTGTTTTAAAGTAAGATCTAATCCAATCAACAGGCaaatttatttctctttctatttGTTACTGTTATTAACTTATTACAGACTTGGATACCTCAGTCTGATTTGGATTCAATGAGTGGCAAAGTTTAGTTGTAAAATCGGGATATCTGTTACTTTGTTCACAGTCATTGCATTACCAGCCAAATTACAGGTTGTGTTCAATGGAAATGACCAACAATACATGAGTGCATACATAATTTGTATAATTGCAAAAGTTTATCAGCTTAGAGAATCTTAGCTATTTGCATTGTAATTAAAGTCTAGAATTATCTTTGCCAGACCATTGCAGAAGCAGTAGGTGATTGGTACTTCAGCAGAAGGGTTTCCAAACAGATCGACTGTGCATATCCATGTGACAGTACCTGCCACAACCTTATACCATCAACTCAGGTGAAATCTGTATAAGTTCAGGTATCTTTCATAGCTTTATTGGAGCACAAGGTTCTCTTGTTTCCATTAATCTGACCCAAACAGAAATAGTGCAGGTCCCGGCTAAGAATCAAAGTTTGTTGAAAAGACAAAGTGCTTCTCTCAAGCTTCTTCAAATTCTTGGTTATTTGGTATCTTTTTAAGGAAGAAGGGGATAGTGAAAGTAATTCTTTATACACAACGATGGTTATGGCATTTATTTCCACAAAGAAAATAAGGGAACAAgcaaaaaaagggaaattacatgttgtacattttttaattcaattagtCAATAAAAGCTTCAttgattttaattcttttcCGGACACAGAAACTAAGAGGCCTATTTGGTTTGttgacaaaaacaaagaaacagaatACAATATTGAATTTCCACAACTGGCTACAGATTATTCTTCGAATGTCATTGTCTTTGTAGCCCATAGGCATTTGAAATGTAATGTACATCAATGAGAAATAATTGTTTTGAGTTACATCAGCAGAATTGCTGCATTCTATGGGTGTTTGATATCAACTTGTCTCTGAAAAGAATGGGGAAAGAAAGTAAAACATCCTAGCCAAAGGAAGAAATAATCACACGTTAAGAAAGATGATAGCTCCTAAATATGGAAAACGAAAATTCCTAGAAAGTGCACTtgaataaattattttcattagGTCCAAATTTATAacttaattatatattaaaaaaaaaaaagtccaaatatATAACTAGACCATTTCTGAAGAGTTCAAACAGTTATACCAAACACAATAATTGTAGGTAAGTTGTAGAAGTCTTCAATGGATATTACAATTGATACATGTTTGGTTGGACAGAAGATGGAAGGAAAGGAAAGAAGGGGAGGAAAAAAGAGTTAAGGAGAAGAACAAATCCTTTGTTTGGTGGGAGAGAATTGAGAGATTGGAATGGATTTCCATTAGGCCaccatttttttcccttccaaaTTGGAAGGAAACGATAAATAAAAGAGTTATAGATGGGGTTCATGCTTTGCTCATCGCCAAAGAGAGTTAtactttaatgatttttttttgaaatccacataatataataaaatcccaattttgttcttaaatgcCTAAGCCCATATTTTTATCAAGTAACAAGCATAATAGTAACAAATTAATTTCCATTCTTTCCATTTGTTGGGGACGTTTTCTCAACAAAGGCCAAAATTGCAAGATTAGCCCATATCTCTCTTTGGGTTCTTTAAAAGTGCTTATTTGTAGAGAATCATGCCCAAAATTCCAATATTTAGTAAATAAAGACTAATGGTGCTTTAAtaagagagaaatgaaaatgccaataacaaaaatgataaaaattcatGAAACACAATAGGTTTGAAACTTATATCTGTAGTTAgcaagaagaggaaattgagagaggttatgaggaagagagggaatgTTCCCTTGTACCTATATTTCTACCCCTAAACTTCAGAATTGTGAGGATGTTAATTGGCTGAATGAGCTTTTACTCTAAAGTTTCAGCTCTGCGGGGGGGAAAACGTAGTTGATTGGTTTTTGAGTtaaagagagagttttatatagAATTTAGGGTGTTGTTAATGACTGGGTTTTTGGTAGTAGAAGAGGCTTTTATCCCTCATGACACTAATTTGGTGTCTTGGCTTGGGTTGCTTTTGTTTAGGGAAAAGTTTGACCTGCTTTTAACATGATTTGGAAATAGCTTGACTAAACCCTCATTGGCTCCCCCTTTTCAATTATTTCAGACCATTGGGAGGCTCACTTAAATGAGAGTTAACAGCTGAAGTTGGCTAATGAGAGCCAacaatttttaaaggaaaaaagggtTTGGGTAGAAATTTTGGACCACAGTCAGCCAGAGCATAAAAGCTGATTTGGGTGGAAATTTCAGCTATAAGGCCTCCTCTATGAGCTTGAGGTGCTACCAATGTCCCCTTACTCACTTGGTAGCACGCATGTGTTGGGTTCATGCAAAAGGTTCGAAAAGAACCGACCCATACTCTTCAAATCacactttttcaatttctccAATAAATTGCATGGGGTTGGgtcatgcttaaaagaataaaatacaatatagggtccgtttggattgagcttatttttgctgaaactgaaaactgaaactgaaaacactgtagcaaaataatttttaaatgtgtaaataatatcGTGGggcccatttttaatgaaaaagttgataaaaagtggaatttgtgggtccatgaacagtgcacgaatgcactgttcacagtggacttggtcaaatagtgcggctgagaaaaaaaaaaaaaaaaaaaaaaaaaaaactggaaaacgCAGCCACAAATTCAGCAACtttcagtgcaatccaaacgcactcataatacatgaattgagcCCACAAGAAAGTTGAGCTTGGTTGAATCGGGTTTGTACGAAATGAGTCgcgaaaatgggtatcaacaccattcaaatccaaaataagGTTACTTtttattccattcatttcctttcaaacatcaaaataaaagagggaaaaataTTACCATGAGTCTTGTAATTGAAAATAATTCGttcaattgaattaaaaaaaattattaatatttaattccTTCAATTGTTGTATTGATTTCATTCCACCCTCTCTCTTTCAAACTCTCAAACATAGTCTAAGGGGATGCTAAAGGCCTCACTCCAAGTGTGAACTCTGAGCCCAAGTTgcatccttagattatgtttgtttgtttttattaattttttggtgttttttttaaatttttttttccttgttaatattttttagggtaaaatgtaaaaacatCCCCTAAACTTTGAGTTAAAATCAAATTGATCAATGTAAAAGACAAATGAAATAATGTTGCTCATAGACTTACTAGAAGAGCTAAGCTTTCTGACTCTCTTCTTGTTTGGATGGAGTATATCTCTCCAGACCACTAGGATGTGTTCAAcaataatttagtttttgtttgaatAATATCCGTCCCCTTCGGGTCtctttctaaaaagaaaataaagaaactaGAAGTCCTTATACTTGGAGAAAAAAATTGaggcagaaaaagaaaaagaaagtcttgacatggtgatttgattattttcctttttttttttttgagatattttaTTTGAAGTCTTTTGAGATATTTGTGGTGTACAGTACATCTTTTCGCAATTGAACGATGATTTTCCCAGCACGAGGAATTCAATGTTACCCACCAAATGAGAGAATAAATTCTCAGAATCTCAATTATAGAGATATTCTTTGTCCACGTGATTCCTTTAACTCGGAGGAATCTCTAACCCAATGATTTCACGAGAAGCACAGTAATACTATTACcaaacaacatcatcatcatcatcatgtaTAAACCATGCATTTGCTTAATCAAAAAAGTCTAGTTGGCACAGTATTTGCCGCAATTAACGGCTAATGTGATAAGTCGTCATTGATGAAGTTATAAAGTTTTATAAACtcgcactttttttttttttttttttttttttttttttttttttttttttctgtcacTCAAAACCTATCACTCGAataaattgtgacaaaaattatgcAGTATGTCATGATGTTAAccttttatcatttaaataattaaataatattagaaatacaaatattttataaaaaaatttacaagccGTTAACGTAGTAAgtagttattaataaataaaaaaatgatattaataataGATCTAagtaaaaatcaataaaaaattagtcaCAAATGATATTATAAATTAGTTTATAAATGTATTACTACAATGATTTGAAGATTTTATTTTGTCCAACTCATGAAGACTCAACTGGGACCCACACCTAGACAGTGCCACTTTGGGATGCAAATGTCATAATGTTACCATACAAGGACAAAGTCAGTAATTTCACACAAAATGAGAGCACGCCACCCAAACCATATCCAACCAAACCCACACTCCCTCTAACTCACCACCACCTGTCCCTTAAAACCACTCCTCCACACCACTCACCACCACGCCACTCCGCCACTCCCGCTCCCAAATTACCAAAACACCCCttctcacttaaaaaaaaaaaaaaaatgcaaaacccaTTATTAATTAAACTTCCCAAACTgaccccaccaccaccatttctCATCATTGGTATTAATAACACAAGAGGACCCAACATTAGCTTTATTAGCACGAAACCAAGACcgagaagaacaagaagagagTGTAGTAGAAGAACAAGAATAAGAACGAGTAGTATCGTTAGGGCAATGCCTGGTTCTTCATTCGGCGAATCTAGCGGAGACGATAATGGTCGgttgattaatataaatatcaagCTGAACGAGTCTACCTTCTTGGCTTCCCTCATGCCCAAGAAAGAGATTGCCGCCGATCGCTTCATCGAATCTCACCCTCACTTCGATGGCCGCGGCGTCCTCATCGCCATCTTCGGTAATTTCATTTCCATCACATTTCTCCTTTTTCTGTTTGGTAGacaagaaaggaaaaggaaaaggaaaaggaaaaaaattttcattatcaGAAGAGAGAAGGATCGAGTCAgtgaatttatatttaatatctaGGTTTAATTCAAGCTCAAGTCGTTgaatttatttgtaatatatGCATTGTCTGTTTTCAGATTCTGGGGTAGACCCAGCTGCAGCTGGATTGCAAGTTACATCGGACGGGAAGCCGAAAATACTAGATGTTCTTGATTGGTATTTATAAAGCTACTTGAGCAAACTAGtgttatgtttgaattttttctgGATAGAGTTTaatctgagtttttttttttgggttttcagtaCTGGGAGTGGAGATGTGGATACCTCAAAGGTGGTGAAGGCTGATGCAGATGGTTGCATTTGTGGAGCTTCAGGTTAATGTTGTGATATATTAACCTATTAAGTGATAATAATCTGTTGTTATTAAGAACAAACCTGTGCCCGAGACTTTAAATTCTCGTTTTAGTGAATTTTCGGGGTTGTGTAATTATTGTGAATATTTCCTGGATACAGCAATTTAAGGGGACATTAAGTAAGAATTTTGTGTAATGATTGTCAAACTTTAGAACTTAGTTGGATCATTGAAATGTGTAGTTCAGAATTATGGGAGAATTGTTGAGGGGAAATGTAGTGTTTCCAATCATATGGTATAATGATTAATTTTGGTGTGCAAATTTTCAGTGCATTCCTAATTAAATAGAGGGTCCGGCCCAAGGAAAATGCACAATTATTGTAGATGCAAGATATGTAGTGTGTTTCTTGTTATACATGGCAGAAATATAAGTTTTGATTGTCACTTATCAGAAACTTCTGGCCCCTTAGAGGCTTCTGTCAAATTCTGTATCTGAATCCTACCCTATGCATGGGGAGTATTTCCTGTGGTAAACAGCAAAAGTGATAAATTATACATTTGTTATATTCCATCTTTAGCTGCAAAATAATGTTGACTTTTTTGGGGAGGGATATGTCTATTTGGATTTTGAGTCAGTTTCTGTTCCTGGAATTG is part of the Quercus robur chromosome 9, dhQueRobu3.1, whole genome shotgun sequence genome and harbors:
- the LOC126698514 gene encoding pectin acetylesterase 9 isoform X2 → MEMSLNVTVAVVVALLLLTCHGQEQRLLVPMTLVRNASALHAFCLDGSLPAYHIHRGFGAGKNNWLLQFEGGGWCNSLQSCLERAKTRRGSTSLMSKYEVFSGILSNNASLNPDFYNWNRVKLRYCDGASFTGDAKFQNETSLIYFRGQKIWEAIILDLLPKGLGSAHKALLSGCSAGGLASFLHCDNFTNYLPKNASVKCLGDAGFFLDEKDISLKRTMRTFYTNLVSLQGVEQNLDTNCTSSLNTPQLCFFPQYALKFITTPFFILNSAYDTFQFHNILVPNSADPHGHWNRCKQDPAACDASQIETLQGFRRDMLLALRGFLKDSISGGMFINSCFAHCQSESQDTWFGVDSPRIHNKTIAEAVGDWYFSRRVSKQIDCAYPCDSTCHNLIPSTQCRSRLRIKVC
- the LOC126698514 gene encoding pectin acetylesterase 9 isoform X3, which translates into the protein MEMSLNVTVAVVVALLLLTCHGQEQRLLVPMTLVRNASALHAFCLDGSLPAYHIHRGFGAGKNNWLLQFEGGGWCNSLQSCLERAKTRRGSTSLMSKYEVFSGILSNNASLNPDFYNWNRVKLRYCDGASFTGDAKFQNETSLIYFRGQKIWEAIILDLLPKGLGSAHKALLSGCSAGGLASFLHCDNFTNYLPKNASVKCLGDAGFFLDEKDISLKRTMRTFYTNLVSLQGVEQNLDTNCTSSLNTPQLCFFPQYALKFITTPFFILNSAYDTFQFHNILVPNSADPHGHWNRCKQDPAACDASQIETLQGFRRDMLLALRGFLKDSISGGMFINSCFAHCQSESQDTWFGVDSPRIHNKTIAEAVGDWYFSRRVSKQIDCAYPCDSTCHNLIPSTQVKSV
- the LOC126698514 gene encoding pectin acetylesterase 9 isoform X1; translation: MEMSLNVTVAVVVALLLLTCHGQEQRLLVPMTLVRNASALHAFCLDGSLPAYHIHRGFGAGKNNWLLQFEGGGWCNSLQSCLERAKTRRGSTSLMSKYEVFSGILSNNASLNPDFYNWNRVKLRYCDGASFTGDAKFQNETSLIYFRGQKIWEAIILDLLPKGLGSAHKALLSGCSAGGLASFLHCDNFTNYLPKNASVKCLGDAGFFLDEKDISLKRTMRTFYTNLVSLQGVEQNLDTNCTSSLNTPQLCFFPQYALKFITTPFFILNSAYDTFQFHNILVPNSADPHGHWNRCKQDPAACDASQIETLQGFRRDMLLALRGFLKDSISGGMFINSCFAHCQSESQDTWFGVDSPRIHNKTIAEAVGDWYFSRRVSKQIDCAYPCDSTCHNLIPSTQVPAKNQSLLKRQSASLKLLQILGYLVSF
- the LOC126698514 gene encoding pectin acetylesterase 9 isoform X4, which codes for MAVFSDLSADFYNWNRVKLRYCDGASFTGDAKFQNETSLIYFRGQKIWEAIILDLLPKGLGSAHKALLSGCSAGGLASFLHCDNFTNYLPKNASVKCLGDAGFFLDEKDISLKRTMRTFYTNLVSLQGVEQNLDTNCTSSLNTPQLCFFPQYALKFITTPFFILNSAYDTFQFHNILVPNSADPHGHWNRCKQDPAACDASQIETLQGFRRDMLLALRGFLKDSISGGMFINSCFAHCQSESQDTWFGVDSPRIHNKTIAEAVGDWYFSRRVSKQIDCAYPCDSTCHNLIPSTQVPAKNQSLLKRQSASLKLLQILGYLVSF